The following proteins come from a genomic window of Fusobacterium sp. DD2:
- a CDS encoding VirB4-like conjugal transfer ATPase, CD1110 family has product MKRRKKQISDLNLREKQLKKDRKEVRRLKTKKDPTNSLLSVLLKKEKKRFTVEDTIPYIRMLSEGICQLDEKNYSKTISFQDINYQLALEEDRDLIFNQFANFLNSFDPSVHIELSYVNQLGRNKDLQDAIKIADKGDFYDDVRKEFREMLKLQLAKGNNGLKKMKYITFTTEADNLEQARAKLNRLEVDILSNFKSMGVRAESLDGEERLRLVHDMLNPDKSFDFSYKDLKKKESTKSHITPNIFNFAPANNFKFGKYIGAVSHFQILASELSDRMLSEFLDIDDNIYVAFHIDVVEQAEAIKLIKRKNTDLDRMKIEEQKKAVRAGYDMDIIPSDINTFGADVKSMLSDLQNRDERLFVVTIVMMNFARTNQKLENTIAQISSIANRHNCQVKRLSHQQEQGLISVLPLGVNQVEIKRFLTSSSTAVFMPFTTEELFIDSANSLYYGLNALSQNLIMADRKKLKNPNGLILGTPGSGKSFSAKREMANAILVTDDDVIICDPEGEYSNLVKQFNGEVIKVSAKSKDYLNPLDINMNYGDGDAPLKDKANFIMSMLELVVGGSGLTAAEKSVIDRCLPKIYQKYFEDPKPENMPILGDLYDMLLSQEEGVGRKLATEMEIYVKGSLNVFNNRSNVDLNRQLLCFDIKELGTQLKKIGMLVIQDQVWNKVSLNRGSKSTRYYIDEFHLLLKDPQTASYSVEIWKRFRKWGGIPTGITQNVKDLLTSQEIENIFDNTDFVLMLNQASGDRDILAKKLKISPYQLNYITNSNAGEGLLFFGNTIVPFIDKFPKDTMLYKLMTTKPEEAK; this is encoded by the coding sequence TTGAAGCGAAGAAAAAAGCAAATCAGCGACTTAAATCTAAGGGAAAAACAATTAAAAAAAGACCGAAAGGAAGTAAGAAGGCTAAAAACAAAGAAAGATCCAACAAATAGTCTTCTAAGTGTTCTTTTAAAGAAAGAGAAAAAGAGATTTACTGTTGAGGATACTATTCCCTATATAAGAATGTTATCAGAGGGCATTTGCCAGTTAGACGAAAAAAATTATTCAAAGACAATTTCATTTCAAGATATAAATTACCAGTTGGCATTGGAAGAAGATAGAGATTTAATCTTTAACCAATTTGCCAACTTTTTAAATTCTTTTGATCCAAGTGTCCACATTGAACTTTCGTATGTAAATCAATTAGGAAGAAATAAAGACCTACAAGATGCAATTAAAATTGCTGATAAGGGAGACTTCTATGACGATGTAAGAAAAGAGTTTAGGGAGATGTTAAAGCTTCAACTTGCAAAGGGGAATAACGGACTTAAAAAGATGAAGTATATAACCTTTACAACAGAAGCTGATAACCTAGAGCAAGCAAGAGCAAAGTTAAATAGACTTGAAGTAGATATTTTATCTAACTTTAAATCTATGGGAGTAAGAGCAGAAAGTCTTGATGGAGAAGAAAGACTAAGACTTGTTCACGATATGTTAAATCCAGACAAGAGCTTTGATTTTTCATATAAAGATTTGAAGAAGAAAGAGTCTACAAAATCACATATAACTCCCAATATCTTTAATTTTGCACCAGCCAATAATTTTAAATTTGGCAAATATATTGGGGCAGTAAGTCATTTTCAAATACTTGCAAGCGAGTTATCAGACAGAATGTTATCTGAGTTTTTAGATATTGATGACAATATTTATGTAGCTTTTCATATAGATGTAGTTGAACAAGCAGAAGCCATTAAACTCATTAAGAGAAAGAACACAGACCTAGACAGAATGAAAATTGAAGAACAAAAGAAAGCAGTTCGAGCAGGATATGATATGGATATTATTCCTTCAGATATAAATACTTTTGGGGCTGATGTTAAGTCCATGTTATCTGACTTACAAAATAGGGATGAAAGGCTCTTTGTAGTTACCATTGTAATGATGAATTTTGCTAGGACTAATCAAAAATTAGAAAACACCATTGCTCAAATTTCATCAATTGCAAACAGACATAATTGTCAGGTAAAAAGATTATCTCATCAGCAAGAGCAAGGACTCATTTCTGTCTTACCTCTAGGAGTTAACCAAGTTGAGATAAAAAGATTTTTAACTTCATCATCAACGGCGGTATTTATGCCTTTTACAACAGAAGAGCTATTTATTGATTCGGCAAATTCTTTGTACTATGGATTAAATGCCCTTAGCCAAAACTTGATTATGGCAGATAGAAAGAAACTAAAGAACCCTAACGGATTAATATTAGGAACACCAGGTTCTGGTAAATCTTTCTCAGCAAAGAGAGAGATGGCAAATGCAATTCTTGTCACAGATGATGATGTAATTATTTGTGATCCTGAAGGCGAGTATTCAAACCTTGTAAAACAATTTAATGGAGAAGTTATTAAAGTTTCGGCAAAGTCAAAGGACTACCTAAATCCATTAGATATTAATATGAACTATGGAGATGGGGACGCACCTTTAAAAGATAAGGCAAACTTTATAATGTCTATGCTTGAACTTGTAGTAGGAGGATCTGGTCTTACTGCTGCAGAAAAATCTGTTATAGATAGGTGCTTACCAAAGATATATCAAAAGTATTTTGAAGACCCAAAACCAGAAAATATGCCTATATTAGGAGATTTATATGATATGCTCCTATCTCAAGAAGAGGGAGTTGGTAGGAAGCTCGCAACAGAAATGGAAATTTATGTTAAGGGAAGTCTTAATGTATTTAATAATAGGTCAAATGTTGATCTAAATAGGCAACTGCTTTGTTTTGATATAAAAGAGCTAGGAACACAACTAAAAAAAATAGGTATGCTTGTAATTCAAGACCAAGTTTGGAACAAGGTTTCCCTAAATAGAGGAAGCAAGTCTACAAGATACTATATAGATGAGTTCCACCTTTTATTAAAAGACCCACAAACTGCTTCATATTCAGTAGAAATCTGGAAAAGATTTAGAAAATGGGGAGGTATTCCAACAGGCATAACTCAAAACGTAAAAGACCTTTTAACAAGTCAGGAAATTGAAAATATCTTTGATAATACAGACTTTGTTCTAATGTTAAATCAAGCATCTGGAGATAGGGATATTCTTGCTAAGAAATTAAAAATATCGCCTTATCAGTTAAACTATATTACTAATTCAAATGCAGGTGAGGGACTATTATTCTTTGGAAATACTATTGTTCCATTTATAGATAAATTCCCTAAAGACACCATGTTATATAAGCTAATGACAACAAAACCAGAAGAAGCTAAGTAG
- a CDS encoding PrgI family protein: MAYVPIPKDLDKIKTKVAFNLTKRQLIGFSVAGLIGIPTYLFMKKYLPNDVSIIVMLIVTLPIFFITLYEKDTLTFEKYFKFFYLHKFYQPTKRIRKEAYLEAKKKANQRLKSKGKTIKKRPKGSKKAKNKERSNK, from the coding sequence ATGGCATATGTACCAATACCAAAAGATTTGGACAAGATAAAAACAAAAGTTGCCTTTAACTTAACGAAAAGACAACTTATAGGTTTTTCTGTGGCAGGACTAATTGGCATACCAACCTATTTATTTATGAAGAAATATCTACCCAATGATGTTTCAATTATTGTAATGCTAATAGTAACCCTGCCAATCTTTTTTATAACCTTATATGAAAAAGACACCTTAACTTTTGAAAAGTATTTTAAATTTTTCTATCTTCATAAGTTTTATCAACCAACTAAGAGAATAAGAAAGGAGGCATACCTTGAAGCGAAGAAAAAAGCAAATCAGCGACTTAAATCTAAGGGAAAAACAATTAAAAAAAGACCGAAAGGAAGTAAGAAGGCTAAAAACAAAGAAAGATCCAACAAATAG